The Aggregicoccus sp. 17bor-14 genome includes a region encoding these proteins:
- a CDS encoding MBL fold metallo-hydrolase — protein sequence MMELRFLGVRGSVAVSGAHAARIGGNTACVEVTSAGHRLVLDAGTGVRALGERLIQESGPQKATLLFSHLHWDHVQGFPFFAPAYAPTTQLTLYGPGPGGDVALERVLSSQMQAPSFPVPLSAMRARMRFCEALSGVPLEVGPFRITPFALPHPQGCLGYRIEEGGRAFVYATDVELSRAGVTPALGRWMEGADVLCLDAQYTPDEYAGRSGPARRGWGHSTMMDAAQIAAHVQAQRLLLFHHDPARTDEQAEEMAEAARTHFAAAEPAREGKVLRLGA from the coding sequence ATGATGGAGCTTCGATTCCTGGGAGTGCGCGGCAGTGTGGCGGTGTCCGGTGCGCACGCGGCGCGCATCGGCGGCAACACCGCCTGCGTCGAGGTGACGAGCGCAGGGCACCGGCTCGTGCTCGATGCGGGCACGGGCGTGCGCGCGCTGGGCGAGCGGCTGATACAGGAGAGCGGCCCCCAGAAGGCCACCCTGCTCTTCAGCCATCTGCACTGGGATCACGTGCAGGGCTTTCCCTTCTTCGCCCCTGCGTACGCGCCCACCACGCAGCTCACCCTGTACGGGCCCGGCCCGGGCGGCGACGTGGCGCTCGAGCGCGTGCTCTCCTCACAGATGCAGGCGCCCAGCTTCCCGGTGCCCCTCTCGGCCATGCGCGCGCGCATGCGTTTCTGCGAGGCGCTCTCCGGGGTGCCGCTGGAGGTGGGGCCCTTCCGCATCACGCCCTTCGCGCTGCCGCACCCGCAGGGCTGCCTCGGCTACCGCATCGAGGAGGGGGGCCGCGCCTTCGTCTACGCGACGGACGTGGAGCTCTCGCGCGCTGGGGTAACGCCCGCGCTCGGGCGCTGGATGGAGGGCGCGGACGTGCTCTGCCTCGATGCGCAGTACACCCCGGACGAGTACGCGGGCCGCAGCGGCCCTGCGCGCCGCGGCTGGGGGCACAGCACCATGATGGATGCCGCGCAGATCGCCGCGCACGTGCAGGCGCAGCGGCTGCTGCTCTTCCACCACGACCCCGCCCGCACGGACGAGCAGGCCGAGGAGATGGCGGAGGCCGCGCGCACCCACTTCGCCGCGGCGGAGCCCGCGCGCGAGGGCAAGGTGCTGCGCCTGGGCGCCTGA
- a CDS encoding sigma-54-dependent Fis family transcriptional regulator, with protein sequence MDWYTPLLSAMTRSPDAAQVLLSVGSLLGQEVDLDAVLQTLVDRIATTLQADRGTLWLLDPARGELFTRAAHLPEVSQLRLKLGQGVAGHVAQTGEAVNVPDPQGERRFFPDIDRMTGYRTTSLLAVPLRDEGAQLYGVLQVLNRRGAERFDAEDQARLEAIAAQLGAALQHTSLYRELQRAREQPGAPVAYFYNRIIGESPALRALYRVVQKAAPTDATVLIRGESGCGKELFARAVHVNGPRRERPFVKVDCAALPAALIENELFGHEKGAFTGADGRVEGKFEAAQGGTVFLDELGELPLAVQGKLLRVLQDREFERVGGTQTVRVDVRIVAATHQDLPRKVAEGSFREDLYYRIKVVELLLPPLRERGPEDIERLARHFLAEATRRHRLRPAPRLSAAALERLKAYRWPGNVRELENCIESAAVLSEGEIQAEHLPLPSPAPRGAPAAEGGDVLLPLAEVERRHILRVLEAVGGNRTAAARTLDIGRNTLGRKLKEYGLGEE encoded by the coding sequence ATGGACTGGTATACTCCGCTGCTCTCCGCCATGACCCGCTCTCCCGATGCCGCCCAGGTGCTCCTCTCCGTCGGAAGCCTGCTGGGGCAAGAGGTGGACCTGGACGCGGTGCTGCAGACGCTGGTGGACCGCATCGCCACCACGCTGCAGGCGGACCGCGGCACGCTCTGGCTCCTGGACCCGGCGCGCGGCGAGCTCTTCACGCGCGCCGCGCACCTGCCCGAGGTCTCCCAGCTGCGCCTCAAGCTGGGCCAGGGCGTGGCCGGGCACGTGGCGCAGACGGGCGAAGCGGTGAACGTGCCCGACCCCCAGGGCGAGCGCCGCTTCTTCCCGGACATCGACCGCATGACGGGCTACCGCACCACGAGCCTGCTCGCGGTGCCGCTGCGCGACGAGGGCGCGCAGCTCTACGGCGTCCTGCAGGTGCTCAACCGCCGCGGCGCGGAGCGCTTCGACGCGGAGGACCAGGCGCGGCTCGAGGCGATCGCCGCGCAGCTGGGCGCGGCGCTGCAGCACACCAGCCTCTACCGGGAGCTGCAGCGGGCGCGCGAACAGCCGGGTGCCCCGGTCGCCTACTTCTACAACCGCATCATCGGTGAATCGCCCGCGCTGCGGGCGCTCTACCGGGTGGTGCAGAAAGCCGCGCCCACGGACGCGACGGTGCTCATCCGCGGAGAGAGCGGCTGCGGCAAGGAGCTGTTCGCGCGCGCGGTGCACGTGAACGGCCCGCGGCGCGAGCGCCCCTTCGTGAAGGTGGACTGCGCGGCGCTGCCCGCGGCGCTGATCGAGAACGAGCTGTTCGGCCACGAGAAGGGGGCCTTCACCGGTGCGGACGGCCGCGTGGAGGGCAAGTTCGAGGCGGCCCAGGGCGGCACCGTCTTCCTCGACGAGCTCGGAGAGCTGCCGCTCGCGGTGCAGGGAAAGCTGCTTCGCGTGCTGCAGGACCGCGAGTTCGAGCGTGTGGGCGGCACGCAGACGGTGCGCGTGGACGTGCGCATCGTGGCGGCGACGCACCAGGATCTCCCACGCAAGGTGGCCGAGGGCAGCTTCCGGGAGGACCTCTATTACCGCATCAAGGTGGTGGAGCTGCTCTTGCCACCGCTGCGCGAGCGTGGCCCGGAAGACATCGAGCGGCTCGCGCGCCACTTCCTCGCCGAGGCCACCCGCCGCCACCGCCTGCGGCCCGCGCCGCGGCTCTCGGCCGCCGCGCTCGAGCGGCTCAAGGCCTACCGCTGGCCCGGCAACGTGCGCGAGCTGGAGAACTGCATCGAGAGCGCCGCCGTGCTCTCCGAGGGGGAGATCCAGGCCGAGCACCTGCCCCTGCCCTCGCCCGCGCCGCGTGGGGCGCCCGCGGCCGAGGGCGGGGATGTGCTGCTCCCGCTCGCCGAGGTGGAGCGCCGGCACATCCTGCGGGTGCTCGAGGCGGTAGGCGGAAATCGCACCGCCGCCGCACGAACCCTGGACATTGGACGCAACACACTTGGCCGCAAGCTCAAGGAGTATGGGCTCGGGGAGGAGTAG
- a CDS encoding YcxB family protein, with amino-acid sequence MEIHYEFTLEDLKALLGWYQGPELARRQRLHRWAGSAWLALMGASLAIGLEAPLPAWLAVAAVPALFWWRYPEEIRRRAERHAASQLRQADREGRLGACSLSITPQGLRLRSPGADRSWGWERVQQVIATETLVLVLTGREDLVAVPRRALPPDVAPTDLFVRVRSRVA; translated from the coding sequence ATGGAGATCCACTACGAGTTCACCCTCGAGGACCTGAAGGCGCTGCTCGGCTGGTACCAGGGGCCCGAGCTCGCGCGCAGGCAGCGGCTGCACCGCTGGGCGGGCAGCGCCTGGCTCGCGCTCATGGGCGCCTCGCTCGCCATCGGGCTCGAGGCGCCCCTCCCCGCCTGGCTCGCGGTGGCGGCCGTCCCCGCGCTCTTCTGGTGGCGTTACCCGGAAGAGATCCGCCGGCGCGCCGAGCGGCACGCAGCGAGCCAGCTGCGTCAGGCGGACCGCGAGGGACGCCTCGGCGCCTGCAGCCTGAGCATCACGCCGCAGGGCCTCCGCCTGCGCAGCCCGGGCGCCGACCGCAGCTGGGGTTGGGAGCGGGTGCAGCAGGTGATCGCGACCGAGACCCTGGTGCTCGTGCTCACCGGCCGGGAGGATCTCGTCGCCGTGCCGCGTCGTGCCCTTCCTCCGGACGTGGCGCCCACGGACCTGTTCGTGCGCGTGCGCAGCCGCGTCGCCTGA
- a CDS encoding MlaD family protein: MDERRLEIKVGALVVAALAGVFGLLYLMGELSLSSGGALKVDFSHTGNVVKGAPVKLGGVAVGRVEEIRLLPDRRDPAGNPLPVQMALSVSPEALAALRSDVRVTVATVGLLGEPYLELTPGSARAAPLPAEAVVRGTDAPRLDVVALQLSSFLDAASSALAKDPEGLMGLASNVSNLARRLNEMLGQNDADVRTLVSELSAASKDLRVLAHDARVAMHPGGSGARLLDDAAAVASVAKRDLPGISASAGRTLNGLANITGGLTPEDGERVRAALQSYTAAGAHLEQVAARADRLLARMEAGEGTLGALQKDPQLYEELKALVTDLRKHPWKVLWKD, translated from the coding sequence ATGGATGAGCGTCGGTTGGAGATCAAGGTGGGCGCGCTGGTGGTCGCGGCGCTCGCCGGCGTGTTCGGGCTGCTGTACCTGATGGGCGAGCTGTCCCTGTCCTCGGGCGGCGCGCTCAAGGTGGACTTCTCGCACACGGGCAACGTGGTGAAGGGGGCGCCGGTGAAGCTGGGCGGCGTGGCGGTGGGGCGCGTGGAGGAGATCCGCCTGCTGCCGGACCGCCGCGACCCTGCAGGCAACCCTCTGCCCGTACAGATGGCCCTCAGCGTCTCTCCCGAGGCCCTCGCCGCGCTGCGCTCGGACGTGCGCGTGACGGTGGCCACGGTGGGCCTGCTGGGCGAGCCCTACCTCGAGCTCACCCCGGGCTCCGCGCGCGCCGCGCCCCTTCCGGCGGAGGCCGTGGTGCGCGGCACGGACGCGCCGCGCCTGGACGTGGTGGCGCTGCAGCTCTCCTCCTTCCTGGACGCCGCGAGCAGCGCCCTCGCCAAGGATCCCGAGGGGCTGATGGGGCTCGCGAGCAACGTGAGCAACCTGGCGCGGCGCCTCAACGAGATGCTGGGCCAGAACGACGCGGACGTGCGCACCCTGGTGAGCGAGCTGTCCGCCGCCTCCAAGGACCTGCGCGTGCTCGCCCACGACGCGCGCGTGGCGATGCACCCGGGCGGCTCCGGGGCGCGCCTCCTCGACGACGCGGCCGCGGTCGCGAGCGTGGCCAAGCGCGACCTGCCTGGCATCTCCGCGTCCGCTGGCCGCACGCTCAACGGGCTCGCCAACATCACCGGGGGCCTCACGCCCGAGGACGGCGAGCGCGTGCGCGCCGCCCTCCAGAGCTACACGGCCGCCGGGGCACACCTGGAGCAGGTGGCGGCCCGCGCCGATCGCCTCCTCGCGCGCATGGAGGCCGGCGAGGGGACGCTGGGCGCCCTGCAGAAGGATCCGCAGCTCTACGAGGAGCTCAAGGCCCTGGTCACGGATCTGCGCAAGCACCCGTGGAAGGTGCTCTGGAAGGACTGA